The following proteins are co-located in the Carassius auratus strain Wakin chromosome 7, ASM336829v1, whole genome shotgun sequence genome:
- the LOC113105781 gene encoding lysophosphatidic acid receptor 6, producing the protein MPYPTKCPNMTCPNQVQEKVFVVVYSMVFIIGLILNLTALVVFVRNSTSRSHTTVYMTNLAFADILLVCTLPVRIYFHSVLPTDRPEKFCEFSGLIMLGNMYSSIFFLTCISFDRCIAVCFPLSSRVREGRKKAWCVCLGIWILTISTSLPIYFIKKKKQTSDNNTYNNTCFDDFPSYATETAPLVSTLIIGFGIPLIIMILSSWGLIRAISKSTAVQTSDLVDSARIKRMIITNLTIFLLCFLPYHIMLLILHASECSCTLLTAYRYSLMVACLNAMLDPVAYYFTTETFKKKMDVGALRKIRPTNSHSSDGNNRSRAPLTT; encoded by the coding sequence ATGCCATATCCTACGAAATGTCCGAATATGACATGTCCAAATCAAGTACAAGaaaaggtttttgttgttgtgtattCAATGGTCTTCATAATTGGCCTAATCCTCAACCTGACAGCACTTGTGGTATTTGTCCGTAACTCTACATCCCGTTCGCACACCACCGTGTACATGACTAACCTGGCCTTTGCTGATATTCTTTTGGTTTGTACACTTCCTGTGCGGATCTATTTCCACAGTGTGTTGCCCACGGATCGGCCTGAGAAGTTCTGTGAATTCAGCGGTCTCATAATGCTAGGTAACATGTACAGCAGCATCTTTTTCCTCACATGCATTAGCTTTGACCGTTGCATAGCAGTCTGCTTCCCGCTGTCTTCTCGTGTCCGTGAGGGGCGGAAGAAAGCATGGTGCGTGTGTCTGGGAATCTGGATCCTAACTATCTCAACAAGCTTACCAATCTATTtcataaagaagaaaaaacaaacatcagacaACAATACCTACAATAACACATGTTTTGATGATTTCCCTTCCTATGCGACTGAAACAGCTCCTCTTGTTTCCACTCTTATCATCGGGTTTGGGATCCCACTAATCATTATGATCCTCAGCTCATGGGGGCTCATAAGGGCTATAAGCAAAAGCACGGCTGTCCAGACCAGCGACTTAGTAGACAGCGCAAGGATTAAAAGGATGATAATAACAAACTTGACCATATTTCTGCTCTGTTTTCTGCCATATCATATTATGCTCTTGATACTTCATGCCAGTGAATGTTCGTGCACACTGTTAACGGCCTACAGGTACAGCCTCATGGTAGCTTGCCTAAATGCAATGCTGGACCCTGTGGCATACTACTTCACCACGgagacgtttaaaaaaaaaatggatgttgGAGCTCTACGCAAAATACGGCCAACGAACAGTCACAGCTCAGACGGAAACAACCGCTCTCGTGCCCCACTCACAACATAA
- the trappc14 gene encoding trafficking protein particle complex subunit 14 — protein MVVVLMMESQCEYFMYFPAVPISDLSDPAKYRTLPRRSHLYLGETVRFLLVLRSQSVASVSGSDGSGSEHHSSRSWKELAGSLCAVASVSPGDNRQRTQPLYHDYHSSGDECVEDTDDGDAAEVGCAGRGGPRYRGFRECKPLLIHNNPGNGVREFRKAPLQSPVDEPVVLSDEVIFPLTVSLDKLPVNTLKVKIIVTVWKQEEEKVEIQEHGYLSIFQQKSPCQTFRQDLNTFKAQVSTTLNVLPPPTVKCQQMTVSGRHLTVLKVVNGSSQEEVCVRDVKILPNFNASYLPMMPDGSVLLVDNVCHQSGEVAMASFYRMDSESSHLPSMLSALEEQNFLFQLQLNNQPQDDSNEGLEVPLVAVLQWSTSKLPFTNSIYTHYSLPSVRLDRPRFIMTASCPSAVKAHEHFRVRYTLLNNLQDFLAVRLVWTPEGRGQKEDPAVNAVVCHSPLSNLGYCRKGSTLSVSVAFQVLRAGLFELSQHMKLKLQFTASVSNPPPDARPLSRKNSPSSPAVRDILDRHQASLSLGRSQSFSHQQPSKFHLTRTGSVMERRAITPPVGSPVGRPLYLPPDRNILSLDKIAKRECKVLVLDSHT, from the exons ATGGTCGTGGTGTTAATGATGGAATCGCAATGCGAGTATTTTATGTATTTCCCGGCCGTCCCCATCTCAGACCTGTCGGACCCGGCTAAATACCGCACGCTCCCGCGTCGCAGTCACCTATATCTCGGGGAAACCGTGCGCTTTCTGCTGGTTTTGCGCTCTCAGAGCGTCGCGTCGGTGTCGGGGTCTGACGGAAGCGGCTCGGAGCATCACAGCAGTCGTTCTTGGAAGGAGCTGGCCGGCTCTCTCTGCGCCGTGGCGAGCGTTAGCCCCGGCGACAACCGGCAGCGGACACAGCCTCTGTATCACGACTACCACAGCAGCGGGGACGAGTGTGTGGAGGACACGGACGATGGTGATGCTGCGGAGGTGGGCTGCGCAGGTCGAGGGGGCCCGAGGTACCGCGGCTTCAGGGAGTGCAAGCCGCTCCTCATTCACAACAACCCCGGCAACGGCGTGAGGGAATTCCGCAAGGCTCCTTTACAG TCTCCTGTGGATGAGCCAGTTGTTTTAAGCGATGAGGTCATCTTCCCCCTGACAGTGTCCCTGGATAAGCTTCCTGTCAACACTCTcaaagtgaag ATCATTGTAACTGTGTGGAAGCAAGAAGAGGAGAAAGTTGAGATCCAAGAACATGGCTACCTCAGCATTTTCCAACAAAAGAGCCCCTGCCAAACATTTCGCCAAGATCTGAACACATTCAAAGCACAGG TCAGCACCACACTCAATGTCCTGCCCCCTCCGACTGTAAAGTGTCAACAAATGACAGTCTCAGGGAGACACTTAACTGTCCTCAAAG TGGTAAATGGGAGTTCTCAGGAggaagtgtgtgtgcgtgatgtCAAAATCCTCCCCAACTTCAATGCTTCATACTTACCAATGATGCCAGATGGCTCGGTTCTGCTGGTGGACAACGTTTG TCATCAGTCAGGAGAAGTGGCCATGGCATCATTTTACAGAATGGACAGTGAGTCCAGTCACCTTCCCAGCATGCTCAGTGCTCTAGAGGAGCAGAACTTTCTCTTCCAGCTGCAGCTCAATAACCAGCCACAAGATGATTCAAATGAG GGACTAGAGGTGCCATTAGTTGCAGTCTTACAGTGGTCCACTTCTAAATTGCCCTTCACCAACTCTATCTACACTCACTATAGTCTCCCTAGTGTGAGACTGGACCGTCCGCGCTTCATTATGACAGCCAGCTGCCCCAGTGCTGTCAAGGCCCATGAGCATTTTCGAGTGCGATATACCCTTCTGAACAACTTGCAGGACTTCCTGGCAGTCCGCCTAGTCTGGACGCCTGAAG GTCGTGGACAGAAAGAGGATCCTGCAGTGAATGCAGTGGTTTGTCATTCTCCTCTCAGTAACCTGGGTTACTGCCGAAAGGGCAGTACACTTTCTGTCAGTGTGGCTTTCCAGGTACTCCGAGCAGGTCTTTTTGAG TTGAGTCAGCACATGAAACTAAAGCTACAGTTCACAGCATCCGTGTCCAACCCTCCTCCTGATGCTCGTCCTTTATCCCGCAAGAACAGTCCGTCGAGTCCAGCGGTCAGAGATATTCTGGACCGACATCAGGCCAGTCTTAGTCTGGGCCGCTCTCAGTCCTTTTCTCACCAGCAACCATCAAAGTTTCACCTCACAAG GACAGGCAGTGTTATGGAGCGCAGGGCTATCACCCCTCCCGTGGGCTCTCCTGTTGGACGGCCACTGTACCTCCCTCCAGACAGGAACATCTTGTCACTCGACAAAATTGCCAAGCGTGAGTGCAAGGTGCTGGTACTGGATTCACACACCtga
- the gal3st4 gene encoding galactose-3-O-sulfotransferase 4 isoform X2: MRWLGCYRLGPVWKALLIFVVIAFAGQLLGVIFNKSWMQPERPHSIYSFPSENSQGDSLGSCQPHTHIMFLKTHKTASSTVLNLLYRFGEERGLKFALPVGYQFGYPLPFIAQRVKGYRGPHVAEFDIMGNHMRFNRPEVEKVMPADTFYFSILRDPVALAESSYAYYKNVAPSFRRAKGLADFADNPYKYYDPRVRNNHYARNLMWFDFGLDHTSNFSFALAKRGVAAVRRNFKLILISEYFDQSMVLLRHALCWPLDAVVSFSLNARQQMPSGRSGWVGKAAAPAPLALTDKQRLKLREWNALDWHLYQAFNLTFWQDVERFGRSRMESEVALLRTKREVLTRICLRDGGRPIEASRIRDKTIRPFQSGLVKILGYELQSGLDNATWEACLRMIRPEIQYKDLLDLRQFPRAQQPQAAGGLPVKREPSVLRNEDRGGKRLVEKDWDGTILFRNQSLEQIDSKVRLR; encoded by the exons ATGCGGTGGCTGGGATGTTATCGGTTGGGGCCCGTATGGAAAGCACTTCTGATATTTGTTGTCATCGCTTTTGCGGGACAACTTCTGGGAGTCATCTTCAACAAGAG CTGGATGCAGCCAGAGAGACCTCACTCCATCTACTCTTTTCCCTCTGAGAATTCCCAAGGGGACTCTCTGGGGTCTTGCCAGCCACACACCCACATCATGTTCCTGAAGACTCATAAGACGGCAAGCAGCACCGTTCTCAATTTGCTCTATCGCTTTGGAGAGGAGCGGGGCCTTAAATTTGCCCTACCTGTGGGGTACCAATTTGGCTACCCACTGCCATTTATCGCTCAGAGGGTGAAAGGATACAGAGGCCCTCATGTGGCAGAATTTGACATTATGGGAAATCATATGCGGTTCAACAGACCAGAG GTTGAGAAGGTCATGCCAGCTGACACCTTCTATTTCTCTATCCTTCGAGACCCTGTGGCGCTAGCTGAATCCTCCTATGCCTACTATAAAAATGTTGCTCCTTCCTTCAGGCGTGCCAAAGGACTGGCTGATTTTGCAGACAACCCCTATAAGTACTATGACCCCAGAGTCCGAAACAACCATTATGCCCGCAACCTGATGTGGTTTGATTTTGGTCTGGATCATACCTCCAACTTCAGCTTTGCGCTGGCCAAGCGCGGTGTGGCCGCAGTGCGTCGGAACTTCAAGCTCATCCTTATCTCAGAGTACTTCGATCAATCTATGGTGCTGCTCCGTCACGCTCTTTGCTGGCCTCTAGATGCTGTGGTTTCTTTTAGCCTGAACGCCAGGCAGCAGATGCCCAGTGGAAGATCAGGATGGGTGGGCAAGGCTGCAGCTCCAGCTCCTTTGGCATTAACAGACAAGCAAAGATTGAAATTACGTGAATGGAATGCACTCGACTGGCACCTTTACCAAGCTTTTAATCTCACTTTCTGGCAGGATGTAGAGCGCTTCGGGCGTAGTAGGATGGAGTCTGAGGTGGCCCTGCTTAGGACCAAACGGGAGGTTCTCACTCGCATCTGCTTGCGTGATGGCGGCCGCCCCATAGAGGCCAGCCGCATCCGGGACAAGACCATCCGTCCTTTCCAGAGTGGATTAGTGAAGATCTTGGGTTACGAGTTGCAGTCGGGACTAGACAACGCCACGTGGGAAGCTTGCCTACGCATGATCAGGCCTGAAATCCAATACAAAGACTTGCTGGATCTTCGGCAGTTCCCTCGAGCCCAACAACCCCAAGCTGCTGGAGGGCTTCCAGTAAAGAGGGAGCCCTCAGTACTCAGGAATGAAGACCGTGGGGGAAAGAGGTTGGTGGAAAAGGATTGGGATGGGACCATTCTATTTCGGAATCAATCATTAGAGCAGATTGATTCAAAAGTAAGACTTAGATAG
- the gal3st4 gene encoding galactose-3-O-sulfotransferase 4 isoform X1, with protein sequence MVFRRSARRMRWLGCYRLGPVWKALLIFVVIAFAGQLLGVIFNKSWMQPERPHSIYSFPSENSQGDSLGSCQPHTHIMFLKTHKTASSTVLNLLYRFGEERGLKFALPVGYQFGYPLPFIAQRVKGYRGPHVAEFDIMGNHMRFNRPEVEKVMPADTFYFSILRDPVALAESSYAYYKNVAPSFRRAKGLADFADNPYKYYDPRVRNNHYARNLMWFDFGLDHTSNFSFALAKRGVAAVRRNFKLILISEYFDQSMVLLRHALCWPLDAVVSFSLNARQQMPSGRSGWVGKAAAPAPLALTDKQRLKLREWNALDWHLYQAFNLTFWQDVERFGRSRMESEVALLRTKREVLTRICLRDGGRPIEASRIRDKTIRPFQSGLVKILGYELQSGLDNATWEACLRMIRPEIQYKDLLDLRQFPRAQQPQAAGGLPVKREPSVLRNEDRGGKRLVEKDWDGTILFRNQSLEQIDSKVRLR encoded by the exons ATGGTTTTCAGACGGTCAGCTCG GAGAATGCGGTGGCTGGGATGTTATCGGTTGGGGCCCGTATGGAAAGCACTTCTGATATTTGTTGTCATCGCTTTTGCGGGACAACTTCTGGGAGTCATCTTCAACAAGAG CTGGATGCAGCCAGAGAGACCTCACTCCATCTACTCTTTTCCCTCTGAGAATTCCCAAGGGGACTCTCTGGGGTCTTGCCAGCCACACACCCACATCATGTTCCTGAAGACTCATAAGACGGCAAGCAGCACCGTTCTCAATTTGCTCTATCGCTTTGGAGAGGAGCGGGGCCTTAAATTTGCCCTACCTGTGGGGTACCAATTTGGCTACCCACTGCCATTTATCGCTCAGAGGGTGAAAGGATACAGAGGCCCTCATGTGGCAGAATTTGACATTATGGGAAATCATATGCGGTTCAACAGACCAGAG GTTGAGAAGGTCATGCCAGCTGACACCTTCTATTTCTCTATCCTTCGAGACCCTGTGGCGCTAGCTGAATCCTCCTATGCCTACTATAAAAATGTTGCTCCTTCCTTCAGGCGTGCCAAAGGACTGGCTGATTTTGCAGACAACCCCTATAAGTACTATGACCCCAGAGTCCGAAACAACCATTATGCCCGCAACCTGATGTGGTTTGATTTTGGTCTGGATCATACCTCCAACTTCAGCTTTGCGCTGGCCAAGCGCGGTGTGGCCGCAGTGCGTCGGAACTTCAAGCTCATCCTTATCTCAGAGTACTTCGATCAATCTATGGTGCTGCTCCGTCACGCTCTTTGCTGGCCTCTAGATGCTGTGGTTTCTTTTAGCCTGAACGCCAGGCAGCAGATGCCCAGTGGAAGATCAGGATGGGTGGGCAAGGCTGCAGCTCCAGCTCCTTTGGCATTAACAGACAAGCAAAGATTGAAATTACGTGAATGGAATGCACTCGACTGGCACCTTTACCAAGCTTTTAATCTCACTTTCTGGCAGGATGTAGAGCGCTTCGGGCGTAGTAGGATGGAGTCTGAGGTGGCCCTGCTTAGGACCAAACGGGAGGTTCTCACTCGCATCTGCTTGCGTGATGGCGGCCGCCCCATAGAGGCCAGCCGCATCCGGGACAAGACCATCCGTCCTTTCCAGAGTGGATTAGTGAAGATCTTGGGTTACGAGTTGCAGTCGGGACTAGACAACGCCACGTGGGAAGCTTGCCTACGCATGATCAGGCCTGAAATCCAATACAAAGACTTGCTGGATCTTCGGCAGTTCCCTCGAGCCCAACAACCCCAAGCTGCTGGAGGGCTTCCAGTAAAGAGGGAGCCCTCAGTACTCAGGAATGAAGACCGTGGGGGAAAGAGGTTGGTGGAAAAGGATTGGGATGGGACCATTCTATTTCGGAATCAATCATTAGAGCAGATTGATTCAAAAGTAAGACTTAGATAG
- the her8a gene encoding hairy-related 8a — protein sequence MTASNIGNGPEKNFNAKEERKLRKPLIEKKRRERINSSLEQLKGIMVDAYNLDQSKLEKADVLEITVQHMENLQRGSGGSISPGTGFESRQRYSSGYIQCMHEVHNLLLSCPGMDKTLGARLLNHLLKSLPHVSTEAGGTSSVVTPSPLPLSPTQSPLNLASLHPRPFHLHTPPIPSPPSSPTHSPRVPPNRERPREQSSPPRSPSPQTPARSALPPFFPGADPSMWRPW from the exons ATGACGGCCTCTAATATCGGCAATGGTCCGGAGAAGAATTTCAACGCAAAAGAAGAGCGAAAG CTGCGGAAACCCTTGATAGAAAAGAAACGCAGAGAGAGGATAAACTCAAGCCTTGAGCAGCTAAAGGGTATTATGGTGGATGCCTACAATTTGGAT CAATCTAAATTGGAGAAGGCAGATGTTCTTGAGATAACAGTCCAGCACATGGAGAATCTTCAGAGAGGTTCAG GCGGTAGCATCAGTCCAGGCACTGGGTTTGAGTCTCGACAAAGATACAGTAGCGGTTATATTCAATGCATGCATGAGGTGCACAACCTGCTCCTGAGTTGCCCTGGGATGGACAAGACTCTGGGTGCTCGTCTGCTAAACCACTTGCTGAAATCTCTTCCCCATGTCAGCACTGAGGCCGGTGGCACGAGTTCTGTTGTCACCCCTAGCCCTCTTCCTCTATCCCCTACCCAATCCCCTCTAAACCTGGCCTCCTTACACCCCCGTCCTTTCCACCTGCACACCCCTCCAATTCCTTCCCCACCCTCCAGCCCCACTCACTCTCCCAGAGTCCCACCGAATAGAGAGAGACCACGCGAACAGTCCTCTCCCCCCAGGTCTCCTTCCCCTCAGACTCCAGCACGATCGGCCCTCCCCCCTTTCTTTCCAGGAGCTGATCCCTCAATGTGGAGACCCTGGTGA